The following are from one region of the Silene latifolia isolate original U9 population chromosome 9, ASM4854445v1, whole genome shotgun sequence genome:
- the LOC141600420 gene encoding protein NRT1/ PTR FAMILY 3.1-like, which yields MKLTILSYIYIYINISQNITIMELEKRVSGSVDEEMEKQICPNKMKRGGLRTMPFILGSEICDRFAGVGFYANMITYLTQQLNMPLVQASNTLTNFGGTSSFTPLIGALIADSFAGQFWTIAFGSIFYELGFIAMTMSAIIPKLHPKPCPTQVNCQEASTHQLWVLYLALLLTSIGTGGIRPCVVTFAANQFDMTKSGVASRKWNYFNLYYFCMGLATLTALTVIVYIQDNVGWGWGLGIPTISMGLSIIAFVVGYPLYYRPKPGGSPLVRMCQVVVAAWKKRNVPMPNHADLLYHNKQLDALISVDGRLLHTEQFKWLDRAAIATEGETKESIPRNLWNISTVHRVEELKSIIRVLPIWSAGILLVTASSHQSSFVLQQARSMDRHLSHSFQIPPASLSIFSIITMLTGLALYERVLVPFVRKFTHNPAGLTCLQRMGIGYVINIVATLIASFTEQKRKSVASKYGLLDQPSATIPISVFWLVPQYCVHGLAEVFMNVGHLEFLYDQAPESMRSTAAALYCLTTSLGNYLGTMVVSLVHAYTGKQGNWLPDRNINRGHLEYYYLLVTGIQVLNFIYYVVCAMLYRYKPLEQEEELYTQDHESYTESYKKEDRV from the exons ATGAAGCTCACAAttctttcatatatatatatatatataaacatttCACAAAACATAACAATAATGGAGTTAGAAAAAAGAGTTTCGGGGTCTGTTGATGAAGAAATGGAAAAACAGATTTGTCCTAACAAAATGAAGCGTGGTGGCCTTAGAACAATGCCATTTATTCTTG GAAGCGAGATATGCGACAGATTTGCTGGAGTAGGATTCTATGCTAACATGATAACTTACCTGACTCAACAGCTGAACATGCCATTAGTACAGGCTTCCAATACTCTGACGAATTTTGGTGGAACTTCAAGCTTTACCCCTCTCATTGGCGCTCTCATTGCCGACTCCTTTGCTGGCCAATTTTGGACTATTGCTTTTGGATCCATCTTCTATGAACTG GGGTTTATAGCCATGACAATGTCAGCTATTATTCCAAAACTCCACCCTAAACCATGTCCAACACAAGTGAACTGCCAGGAAGCATCTACACATCAGCTGTGGGTCCTCTACCTCGCTTTGCTCCTCACATCTATTGGCACTGGCGGTATAAGGCCTTGTGTGGTAACATTCGCGGCTAACCAATTTGACATGACCAAATCCGGGGTTGCATCCAGGAAATGGAATTACTTCAACTTGTATTACTTTTGTATGGGACTGGCAACATTGACTGCACTCACAGTTATAGTGTATATTCAAGATAATGTGGGTTGGGGTTGGGGTCTTGGAATTCCTACTATTTCGATGGGCCTTTCGATTATTGCCTTTGTTGTTGGATATCCTCTATATTATAGGCCTAAGCCTGGTGGAAGCCCTTTAGTTAGAATGTGTCAAGTTGTTGTTGCTGCTTGGAAAAAGAGGAATGTCCCTATGCCTAATCATGCTGATTTGTTATACCACAACAAACAGCTTGATGCCCTTATCTCTGTAGATGGGAGGCTTCTACACACTGAACAATTCAA GTGGCTTGACAGAGCGGCCATAGCAACCGAAGGTGAAACAAAAGAATCAATCCCGCGAAACCTATGGAATATATCGACAGTCCACAGAGTAGAGGAATTAAAATCCATCATTAGGGTATTACCAATTTGGTCAGCAGGAATCCTACTAGTTACAGCATCATCTCATCAATCCAGTTTCGTGCTCCAACAGGCTCGATCCATGGACCGACACCTGTCCCACTCCTTCCAAATCCCACCCGCCAGCCTGTCAATCTTCAGCATCATCACCATGCTGACTGGACTCGCTCTCTATGAGCGTGTCCTAGTACCATTTGTCCGTAAATTCACCCACAACCCGGCTGGCCTAACCTGCTTACAAAGAATGGGAATAGGCTATGTGATCAACATTGTTGCCACTCTAATCGCATCTTTTACTGAACAAAAAAGGAAAAGCGTAGCTAGTAAATACGGTTTACTAGACCAACCTAGTGCCACGATCCCTATTAGCGTATTTTGGTTGGTCCCACAGTATTGTGTGCATGGACTAGCAGAAGTATTCATGAATGTGGGGCATTTAGAGTTTTTGTATGATCAAGCACCAGAGAGCATGAGGAGTACAGCGGCCGCTTTGTATTGTTTAACGACATCGTTGGGGAATTACCTAGGGACAATGGTGGTGTCATTAGTACATGCATATACTGGAAAACAAGGGAATTGGCTTCCTGATAGGAACATTAACAGGGGACATTTGGAGTATTACTACTTGCTTGTTACTGGTATACAAGTGCTGAACTTTATATATTATGTAGTTTGTGCCATGTTATATAGATACAAGCCGCTGGAGCAGGAGGAGGAATTATACACACAAGATCACGAGAGTTATACTGAATCATACAAAAAAGAAGATCGAGTTTGA